GTCGCGTCGTAGAGGGTGCCGTCGGAGGTGCGCACCGACACGATCGGCTCGCCGCCACCGGGCAGGCTCACCACGTGGTCGTTGGTCAGCACGTAGCCGTCCTCGCTGAGGACCACGCCGGACCCGCTGCCCGATCCGGCGCCGCTGGCGACGTAGACGGTGACCGCGCTCGGCGCGGCCTTGGCCGCGGCCGCGGTGACGGCGGTGGCCGTCTCGGGGTCGGTGATCGTGACGTTCTGGGCCGCGGCCGGGCCGGCGACGCTGCCGGCCCCGTCCCCGCGGTCGGTGAGCAGGACGACGCCGGCGCCGGCGCCGCCGCCGATCAGGGCGCCGGCGAGCAGGCCGGCCACGCCGATCCGCAGCCGGTCGGCCCGGCGGGCCGGCTGCCGCGGCTGGTCGTACGGCGGCTGGTCGTAGGGCGGCTGGCCGGGGGCGGGGTGCCCGGGCGCGGCCGCACCCGTCGCGGGCCCGGCGGCCGGCTGGTGCGGCCAACCCGGCTGCGCCCAGGTGCCCGGTGCCGGGGTGGGGGTGCCGTAGGGGTCCACGTGTCCTCGTCCTCCTCGTGGGCGGCCCTGCACCGCCCTCGGGTCCCCACTGTCGTCCGTGCGACTTGCCTGACCCTGACGGTCCCCTGTGAGGTCCCTGGACGCATCAGCGGGGGACGTCGGGGAGCAGCCGGCCGCGCGCCGCCAGCTCCACCGTCGTCCACACGGCCGTCACCTGCGCCGCCAGCAGGCCGAGCAGCACCAGCAGCTGGGTCGCGCCGGCCTGCACCGGCGTCCCGCCGCCCAGCAGCACCCCGACGAAGGCGCCGGGGAGCGTGACCAGGCCGACGGTGCGGGTCTGGTCCAGCGGCGGCACCAGCGCGGTGGCCGCGGCCGGCCGCAGCACCTCGTGGACGGCGTCGCGGCGCACCAGCCCGAGCGCGAGGGCGGCCTCCACCTCGCCGCGCCGGACGGCCAGCTCCTCCCGCAGGCGGCGGCCGGCCAGCGAGGTCGCGGTCATCGCCCCGCCGACGAGGATCCCGGCGACCGGGACCACCGCCTCCCCGCGCAGCGGCACCGTGCCGCCGGCCAGCACCAGGCCCACCACCGGGACGGCCCCGACCAGCACGGGCACCGCGGCGGTGCCCACGCGACGGGCCGCGCCGGCGCTGCGCAGCGCCAGCCCGGTGGCCCGCCCGGCCGCGGTCACGGCGGCCACACCGACCATGAGCAGCACGAACAGCGCCGAGAGGACCAGCGAGCGCACCACGACGAGCAGGACGGCCGAGACCGCGGCCAGTTGGACGGTGGCCCGCACGGCGGCCACCGCGACCGGGCGGTCCTGGCCGAGGCCGGACAGCCGGCCGGCCGCGGCGGCGAGCACGGTCAGCGCGGCCAGTGCCACGGCCAGCCGGGGCCCGAGGTCGACGGCGGAGGTACCCACGGGCGGCGATCATCCCCCGCCCCGGTGCCGTCCTCCGAACGGCCCCTCTGCCGGGACCCGGCCCGTCGTGACGTGCTGGAACGGCCGCCCTCCAGGGGCCCGTGGGGAGGAGGGCGGTCCTTCACCCGAGGGCGACGATCTCCTCCCGTGGCTCGGTCCCGGTCCGCCGGTGCACCGGGGGCACGAAGGCCATCGGTGAGGTGCAGTGCCGCAGCAGCCAGCGGTGCAGACCGTCCAGCGGCCGGTGCAGCAGACCGCCGTGCCCGGCGGTCATCACCAGCAGCGGCGTCGGGCACGCGGCGGCCAGCACCCGGCCACCGGTCGGGGAGGGCACCGGCGCGTGCGTCACCTGCAGGCCGGGCCAGCGCTCGGCCCACCGCGGGGAGTCCGCGGCCCAGGCGCCTCCGTCGTCGGGCCGGGCGTGCAGCACGAGCAGGGGGGTGCGGCTGCGCAGCGCGGCGTCGGCGGCGAACACGGCCACCGGCTCGTCGTCCTCCCGCTCGCCGAGGCCGAGCACCGCCACGTCCGGGCGGGAGCCGGTGCCGCCGGGCCGCGACCGGGGGACGACGACCACCGGGCGGGGGGAGCGGGCCGCGACCCGCTGGGCGACCGAGGCGAGCACCAGCTCGTCGGCCGCGCCGGTCGTGGTGATCCCCAGCACCACGAGCTGCGCCTCCTCGGCGGCGCGCAGCAGCGCGGCCACCGGGTCACCGGGCACCACCTCGGTGGAGACCGGGACCGACGGGGCGGTGTGGACGGCGGCCGTGTA
This window of the Geodermatophilus sp. DSM 44513 genome carries:
- a CDS encoding ABC transporter permease codes for the protein MGTSAVDLGPRLAVALAALTVLAAAAGRLSGLGQDRPVAVAAVRATVQLAAVSAVLLVVVRSLVLSALFVLLMVGVAAVTAAGRATGLALRSAGAARRVGTAAVPVLVGAVPVVGLVLAGGTVPLRGEAVVPVAGILVGGAMTATSLAGRRLREELAVRRGEVEAALALGLVRRDAVHEVLRPAAATALVPPLDQTRTVGLVTLPGAFVGVLLGGGTPVQAGATQLLVLLGLLAAQVTAVWTTVELAARGRLLPDVPR
- a CDS encoding universal stress protein, whose protein sequence is MPRPPGDGPPAAPVVVGADGSECGLRAVRWAAEDAARRGAPLRVVHATPHLGHRGVAGSPAAGLPRARGATAQAYTAAVHTAPSVPVSTEVVPGDPVAALLRAAEEAQLVVLGITTTGAADELVLASVAQRVAARSPRPVVVVPRSRPGGTGSRPDVAVLGLGEREDDEPVAVFAADAALRSRTPLLVLHARPDDGGAWAADSPRWAERWPGLQVTHAPVPSPTGGRVLAAACPTPLLVMTAGHGGLLHRPLDGLHRWLLRHCTSPMAFVPPVHRRTGTEPREEIVALG